In a single window of the Cumulibacter soli genome:
- a CDS encoding SDR family NAD(P)-dependent oxidoreductase, protein MPTAVVTGASSGIGAEYARQLASIGYDIALVGRHESALESVADEVRAFGRRAEVMVADLTDGDDLEFVTDRVRGRDVSLLVNNAGSGTPGRFVRSAPQVEQDMLDLNVSALMRLCHAALPGMLQRNRGSIINVSSVAAYTPSDTGPGYAASKAYVATFTESLAVAVHGTPLRVLCVFPGYVRTAFHPRLGMDTSWIPSWAWLTPEQVVTESLQDLRRGRTRSVPTARYKVAMTLARITPRPLLRRILASAGKVTTRA, encoded by the coding sequence TTGCCTACGGCGGTAGTCACCGGTGCATCGAGCGGGATAGGCGCCGAGTACGCGCGTCAACTCGCGTCGATCGGCTATGACATCGCGCTGGTGGGTCGGCACGAGTCGGCCTTGGAGTCGGTCGCCGACGAGGTGCGCGCCTTCGGCCGTCGGGCCGAAGTGATGGTTGCCGACCTGACCGACGGCGACGACCTGGAATTCGTCACCGATCGGGTTCGTGGCCGCGACGTCTCTCTGCTGGTGAACAACGCCGGTTCCGGTACCCCCGGCCGGTTCGTGCGCTCGGCGCCTCAGGTCGAGCAGGACATGCTCGACCTGAACGTGTCGGCGCTGATGCGGCTGTGCCATGCGGCATTGCCGGGCATGTTGCAGCGCAACCGCGGCAGCATCATCAACGTGTCGTCGGTGGCGGCGTACACCCCGAGCGATACCGGTCCCGGATACGCGGCCAGCAAGGCGTACGTCGCGACGTTTACCGAATCGCTGGCCGTGGCTGTGCACGGCACGCCGCTGCGTGTGCTGTGTGTGTTTCCCGGCTACGTGCGGACGGCGTTCCATCCGCGGCTAGGGATGGACACCTCGTGGATTCCGTCGTGGGCGTGGCTGACTCCCGAGCAAGTGGTGACCGAGTCATTGCAGGACCTGCGTCGTGGCCGAACACGAAGCGTGCCGACCGCGCGTTACAAGGTGGCGATGACGCTCGCGCGAATCACCCCGCGACCATTGCTGCGCCGCATCCTGGCCAGCGCCGGAAAGGTAACGACTCGAGCCTGA